In Candidatus Binatia bacterium, a single genomic region encodes these proteins:
- the glgB gene encoding 1,4-alpha-glucan branching protein GlgB: MTTPFLTDFDLHLLAEGTHYRTYNKLGAHLAELDGQPGTHFAVWAPNAREVSVIGDFNAWRPGTHPMTFRPQAGVWECFIPGVGKGALYKYFIRSRHHGYEAEKADPYAFASEIRPASASKVWDLSGYAWGDQAWMSTRGKTQALDAPVAIYEVHLGSWRRLPEEDNRWLSYREVAPVLAKYVHDMGYTHVEFLPLCEHPFDGSWGYQTIGYFAPTSRFGTPQDLMFLIDTLHQYGIGVIMDWVPAHFPRDGHGLGYFDGTHLYEHEDPRLGEQQEWGTYVFNYGRVEVSNFLLSNALFWFDKYHLDGLRVDAVASMLYLDYARQPGQWIPNRYGGHENLEAADFVRRFNEQVYAEYPDILTIAEESTAWSMVSRPTYLGGLGFGLKWDMGWMHDTLVYFSHDPVHRKYHHGELTFRMLYAFTENFVLPLSHDEVVHGKGSLLGRMPGDDWQKFANARLLLGYMNMQPGKKLLFMGGEVGQWHEWNHDESVDWHLLQYAPHQGLQRWVRDLNTAYRGEPALHQLDCEPGGFEWIDCNDADTGVFSFLRRARAHDDVLLIACNFTPVPRYKYLVGVPWGGYWTEILNSDAALYGGSDLGNAGGAEAAPTSTHGRSHTLTITLPPLAMVVFRAPRQS, translated from the coding sequence GTGACCACGCCTTTTTTGACCGATTTCGATCTCCACCTTCTGGCGGAAGGGACGCACTACCGCACCTACAACAAGCTCGGCGCGCACCTGGCGGAATTGGACGGGCAGCCGGGAACCCACTTTGCGGTGTGGGCCCCAAACGCGCGCGAGGTCTCGGTCATCGGTGACTTCAACGCGTGGCGGCCCGGGACTCATCCGATGACTTTCCGGCCTCAGGCTGGGGTGTGGGAATGCTTCATCCCCGGGGTTGGAAAAGGAGCCTTGTACAAGTACTTCATCCGCTCACGACACCACGGTTACGAGGCCGAAAAGGCCGACCCGTATGCCTTCGCCAGCGAGATTCGTCCGGCGAGTGCCTCCAAAGTCTGGGACCTCTCCGGCTACGCGTGGGGGGATCAGGCCTGGATGTCTACCCGCGGCAAGACCCAAGCCTTGGACGCGCCCGTGGCGATTTACGAAGTCCACCTCGGGTCGTGGCGGCGCCTGCCGGAAGAAGACAACCGCTGGCTCAGCTATCGCGAGGTGGCACCCGTGTTGGCGAAGTATGTGCACGACATGGGGTACACGCACGTGGAGTTTCTGCCGCTGTGCGAGCACCCATTCGACGGCTCCTGGGGCTACCAAACCATCGGCTACTTCGCCCCCACCAGCCGCTTCGGCACACCGCAGGATTTGATGTTCCTCATCGACACCCTGCATCAATACGGCATCGGCGTGATCATGGATTGGGTGCCGGCGCACTTTCCCCGGGACGGCCACGGGCTCGGGTACTTCGACGGAACGCACCTCTACGAGCATGAGGATCCGCGCCTGGGCGAGCAGCAGGAATGGGGAACCTACGTGTTCAACTACGGCCGCGTCGAGGTCAGCAATTTCCTGCTCAGCAATGCCCTCTTCTGGTTCGACAAGTATCACCTCGACGGCCTGCGCGTGGATGCGGTCGCCTCGATGCTCTACCTCGATTACGCGCGCCAGCCGGGCCAGTGGATTCCGAACCGCTACGGCGGCCATGAAAACCTTGAAGCCGCGGACTTCGTGCGCCGTTTCAACGAGCAGGTGTATGCCGAGTATCCGGACATTCTCACCATCGCGGAGGAATCCACGGCGTGGTCAATGGTCTCACGGCCCACCTACCTCGGGGGCTTGGGTTTTGGACTGAAGTGGGACATGGGTTGGATGCACGATACGTTGGTCTACTTCAGCCACGATCCCGTGCATCGCAAGTACCATCACGGGGAGCTTACTTTCCGGATGCTCTACGCCTTCACGGAGAACTTCGTTCTCCCGCTCTCGCATGACGAGGTGGTGCACGGGAAGGGCTCCCTGCTCGGCAGGATGCCGGGCGACGACTGGCAGAAGTTCGCCAACGCGCGCCTGCTGCTCGGCTACATGAACATGCAGCCCGGCAAGAAGCTCCTGTTCATGGGAGGCGAGGTGGGGCAGTGGCACGAGTGGAATCACGACGAGAGTGTGGACTGGCACCTGCTACAGTACGCGCCGCATCAGGGCCTGCAGCGCTGGGTGCGCGACCTCAACACGGCGTATCGTGGAGAGCCCGCCCTGCACCAGCTCGATTGCGAGCCCGGCGGCTTTGAATGGATCGACTGCAACGATGCCGACACGGGGGTGTTCAGCTTCCTGCGCCGCGCGCGAGCCCACGACGACGTGCTGCTGATCGCCTGCAACTTCACCCCGGTGCCCCGCTACAAGTATCTGGTCGGCGTCCCCTGGGGTGGATACTGGACAGAAATCCTCAACAGCGATGCAGCATTGTACGGCGGCAGTGACCTGGGCAACGCGGGTGGCGCCGAGGCGGCAC